The region TGTGGAACAGAGGCACTGGGAGAGAAAACATGAAGATTTGAGAACCATAGAGTTCTGGCACAGTTGTATCTACCCAGAGTAGGGAGAAAATGTCTTTGGATCTAAATCTTTGCACTAACATAGCAGATCCCATTTAAGTGACTAGACTTAACTTGAATCATTTGGcctaatattttctttctcttgcttttatttccctttgcatataaggtaaatttgaagaaaaagaagatagtGTGCCTAAGCTGGAGCAGCTCAACAGCCTGGGTTGTATGACTAATATGAATCTagtattaacaaaacaaaatttgcTACATATGGAACTATTATTATTGGAAACCTTTCAGTGGAACCTTTGCCTTCCAACAGCTGCCCATTTCATTGAGTATTATCTCTCTGAAGCAGTACATGAAACAGATCTTCATGATGGCTGGCCAATGATGTGCTTGGAAAAAACTAAACTCTACATGGCCAAGTATGCAGATTACTTCCTGGAAGTATCCTTGCAAGGTGAGTTGTTGCAGATGCCAGTGAGTGACGTGTGAGCTTGTGACTTGTGTGTTCTGTTGCTTAAGTTCATTTTTGATGTCTCCACAGATTATGCCTTTCTAAATTATGCACCTTCTttagtagctgcagcatgtgTGGCTTCTTCAAGGATTATACTTCGTCTCTCTCCAACGTGGCCTACAAGACTGCATCGTCTTACTGCTTACTCCTGGGATTTCTTAGTGCAGTGCATTGAACGGCTATTGATGTAAGCCTCTCTGTTCTTTTGTTTGTAATTTCTTATTAACATTCTTCATGTAAAAGGGGCCTTGGAAACAAGTTCTCAGAGGCCGAGAGCTTTTAGGATACTTGCTCTGACACGTTCCTGCTGCCATAAGCAAGCCCCTGGTGAGCAGTACTCAGTGGAGTACTGAGTGAAAGGGGAGTTTCTTTGGCTGTTATCCAGGTAGAGGCTGTCATTGCTAGTATGATTCTGGGTACATAATAAGGAAAGGAGCTGCTCTTGTGTGCGTCCACAACTGTGAGATCATCCAGGTAAATCTTGCTCCAGTCCCCATTTCCACATCTTTGGGGATATCCTGGTGGCCTCACAATTCAAAGAGGCAGTCATATTTAAGTGCTCATTGTGAACATAGCTGCCAAGCTGCAAAGAGCCCTCAAAGCCACTAGCAGCCAGTCCTCAAGGGTTATACCAAGGGAAGGAGCTTTCAGAAGGCTAAGGGTGAGTTCTGTTGTTGAAATTATGGTTGCACTGACTGCTACCTGGGCAGTGGGGCAGTCCAAGGAGCCAGCTGTTAAGGAGTTGGGGGTGTGTGTGACTTTCTAGCAGATTTTTCTCAAGTAACATTATTAACAAGATTCCTTTCTGTCTGTGTTGCAGCGCTCATGATAATGATGTGaaagaagcaaacaaacagaGAGGACAGGCAGGACCTCAGCCAGCACAGCTAAGTGTGTTCCAGGCAGCCTCCCAGCCCTCTCGGGCAGTTCACTTTCAGCAGCCTCAGTATCTCCATCAGACTCACCAGACCTCACTGCAGTATCGCCATCCTGTATCGGAACAACCAAGCTGTCAGCAGATTGTATCTACTACACACACCTCATCTTACACACTACCAACATGTCCTGCTGGCTTCCAAACTAGCGTTCAGGGCCTTGGGCATGTGCCAGCTGGTGTTGGGATGTCACTGGCAATACCGGTAGAAGTTAAACCCTGTCTGAATGTTTCTTACAACCGGAGTTACCAGATAAATGAACATTACCCTTGCATTACTCAATGCTTTGAAAGGTGATTTTATGTGAAGGTAAGACCTGACCCAGACTGTTTATGACTTGAAGCTCTGGGGCAAGCTTTTTGTAAAACTTCTCTTCAAAAGGAAAGGGATCCAAATTTCATCAGAACTCTTCAGATACCAGCACCAGGAAGACTGATTATCCCTTCCAACACACCATGAATATCTGGGAGGACTAAGGTAACACTGCAAACACTTTTAACAGTGTATATGTCAAATCCTGTTAAAACAAATTTCTATATGACACATTTTAAAGCCCCAAGTGATGGtccaaatatttcaaaaatattcaacCCAACAGAAAATTTGGACAGACTCCAAATTTGCTGTTTCAAGATTTGACCTGTGGTGGCTCTGGGCCTAATGTTGGCTTATATGTCAGAGATTAATGTTTATCTGTGGACTTGCCAAACATTCTTTTTATGAAGGAAAGTTACAGTATTAATTTTTGAAGAGATCCTTTTTTAAGTCTccagttttgatttatatttttgatCTGCATCTGCAAATGAACTTCTGACTAAGTTTCAACTCATGAATTTCTTTGCTATACCAGTCAGtgtggttaaaaaaatttttttttagatattctAAATAACTCCTTATCACAGATAGTATAGGTATCTGGATTTATGTACTAAAATTAAGATTGGAGTAGATTTCTTAAAATCATGGTCATacgtttttcttatttttcccctGTGGTCAACCTCAAGTCTTTAGAATTAAACACATTTAACTCAGGGAATTTGTACTACTTGGAAACACTTAACTGTAATGCAACATGCTTTGGGAATGTTATAGTATGACTACCTTAATAACATAGGTTAGTAGACTCCTGCTAGAGTGTGTTTTCAAATGAGAACATAATTGTAGCTTAGAATGAATGAAGTGGTGGTTCCTGTCATTCATAATACACATACAAGTTTTGCATTTCTCAGTGCAATCAATGATTTATACTCAGATTTGATATTATTCTAAAAAAGTTTTTTCAAGGGAAGGTGTAATTGTAAAATGTCAGTACTAGAATAAAGTCCCGTAAGTTTGTTTTGAGGTGGAATGTGGCCAGGGTAGTTCTCAGGTTGTGCTAGAGCAGCACTTTGTTACATGGAAGACAGGTTTTATAAGCAGCCTTTGAATCCAGCTAGTCAAgtgtaacggagaaggcaatggcaacccactccagtgttcttgcctggagaatcccagggacgggggagcctggtgggctgccgtctatggggtcgcagagtcggacatgaatgaagcgacttagcagcagcagcagttaggtGTAAGTAGGCAAAGGTGACTTTCATTGGACTGGCCCCAGAACTGCCCTGGGACATTTCACTATATTGGTAATGAGTGAAAACAGCAATAGGTCATTACAGCAAGGGCAATTTGGGGGTaaagagtttggaggaaataaactgcaaaaagtaaaaagaaaaaaaacattgtaATAACTGAAACTATATACATTGTGCTCTTATCTGTGGGAGAAGAGATTTGGTGGAGGGAAGCTTTCTGATAGAAAAATTAGTAAAGTGTGtcattttgtttgtgtggtttttttttaaagatagcacTTGAATAGAAGGGAAACTGCATGGCAGGTATGTGACTGCCGTAATATGCATTGAAGACAAGCTTATTATAAAGATGTTATGGGTATGCAGCAGGAGTCTCAATAATCAAGCCAATGGCTTTTGTTAGGAAGGGAAGGGACTCATCACAGCAATGGATTGATCCAGATGGCTCCAGTAGGTGGATGTGGGTGGGTGGGTTCTGTCAGTGTGAGTTCTTACAGAACATCCTTTCCTTAAATGAAAGGTAACTTTTATCATTAGAGTACATAGGGCATGACATGGATTTATTAGTCTGgtagataaaatgaaaaactacTCAGGTAAGAACACTCACTCGTGGCAGATTTTTCAAGCATGAAAATTGTTTTCTGAAAGTATCATCACTTTTCTCTTTACAGAAGGCTGCTTATTGGATTTTAGTAGTCCTTACCTCAAGAGAACTTGAATTATCTGGGGGAAAGTGGGTTCAAAAGAGAATATATCATTCACATTCAGAACCTAGCAACCTGGAGTccaattttcagtattttaactACCTCAATAATACTATGAATGTAAGATATTGGGATAGAGATCCCAACTTGAAACAACAACTGGTGCCTATGGTAATTTAAATGTCTTGTCAAATGCTTTTACTGATTGGTTTAAATGTCATTCTTGTTATAGAAgaatatgcctttttaaaaagcctGTAACACTTTcccagtttatattttaaaaagctaaagaaCACTGGACTAATTTGGGTTGCAGGGGGgagagtaaaataaataattggtTACTATTGCTGCATACCCAGGgtagggtgggatggggtggttgGAGAAACCagtactatttttaaaacattaggtTTCAGTATAAATACAACTCACAACTGCTAGCTTTGGGGGGCTATGGGTGGGGGGCGttgtgtgggttttgttttgtttaatttattaattagtCTTTAaagcaggttttttgttttttgagattaCCGGACCATCATTAAATGTGTACTGTGAAGAAATTAATGATATGTATAAGGGGCTTTACCAAAGTCCACTAAATAAACACTACTCAAATATAGACTGCAAACCAAAATGTATCTGTTATGACATTAATTGCAAATAGCAAGTATGGTGCTAAAGTCCACACCAATGGAATTAGATGAGTGCTAtgcacttaattttaaaataaaactagttTTCATTAAAGtggttttggtgttttgttttaaatataaatttgtatATTTGCAGCTTCATTAAATCATCTCATCATGTAAGTCAGACTTGGAATCATAATTACACTTAAGAAGTAAAAGCTATCCCAATGGAGAATATCACCATAGTGGTGGGAAACATTTGTCCATTCTTTATGTATTCCATACGGCAGAGACCAGAGCCCACAGAAGTGTATTTGATAGTACCTTTCTGGCCTTTTGAACTTAAAGTAGTTGTTAGTATGTTAGAATTGCAGTGTATAATTTGCAAAACAATAATGCAAGCTGCAGAAAATTTGAAGTCTGATTTCAAAAGTAGGAACGTGTAAAATGGCCAAAGGTGTGAGAAGGCACAGGGTTGACAGTGAGTGAGAATGGTCTGTTCAGTTAAGTATCATTACTACTTAATTCAacttaaaatttaacataaaattaatgaGTAAAATTTTTAGCAGAGTTAGGAATTCACATCCCTCTAGAGTATTTCTTTAATTTGTTCTATGTAATGTCACTTATTCTGGCACAGTGGCACGGTTTAGCAACAGTCAGTATACATTGTTTGTTTTCACATtgttaatacacacacacattggttTTTAAGGCTGAATTTAAGAAATGCAACAAGCATTCCAAATCGGGGCAGGTAGCTTTGCATTGAGGTGATTCTGAGTCCCATGTGATAAGTTTATATTCATCAATAACTCAGCTTACTAAGCCCTTAGTGATAGACTTATCTCCCTAGCCTCAAGCAGCTTACATTTAGCTTGCCACTTGAAGAATTAGAATGGTTTATCGTCCACAACTCAGTTTAAAATTATCTTGGTTAAGGGATCActcaacttgatttttaaaatctcttaggggaaaaaaaatagttaaaagcaTCAAAACCAGACTCCTGCTTCCTATGAGAAGGATACCTTCTACCCTATTCCTAACCCCACCAccccttttttaattaaaaatttttatgactCTTTAAGAGCAGTTTTgtgttcacagcaaaattgagaagaTAGAGAATTTCTTCCTGCCCCTACACATGCGCAGtctcccccattatcaacatcccccctAGAATGGTGTGTTTGTTACAagtgatgaacctacactgagaCATAGTCACCCATTATGAACATTTTGGTTTACTCGGGGTGGTGCACATTTCTACTGTCACCACTGTAAATTTATGAAGGTGCAATGGCACACAGTTACAAATGTGTAACAGCATCTATTCCACCATGTAGTCTCACTACTCAAGTCTGCTCCACCCACTGGTTCTTCCTCATGCAATCCCCACCCCTTCCTTACCCCTAGGtaaccactgatttttttcttgttccatactttgcattttctagaatgtcatagtTGGGGTCATACAGTATGTGGccttttctttcacttagtaattaTGTATTTAAGTTTCCTTCATGCCTTTTCATAGCTTGATAGTCCATTTtagtgttgaataatattccactgtctggGTGGATCACAGTTATTTATCCACTCACTTAAAAGGACATTGGGGTTGCTTCCAAGTTCAGAAATCATGAACAAAGCTGCTATATacatccatgtgcaggttttaCTATAGACATAAGTTTTCAGCTCCAAGGCATGAAACTGCTGAATCTTAGGATACGAGTATGTCTAGTttgtaagaaactaccaaactgtcttccaaagtgctCTAGCATTTTgtgttcccaccagcaatgaatgacttctgctccacatccttgccagcatttggtgttgtcaatgctccaaattttagtcattctaataggtgggggttaatttgcatttccctgatgacaatTGACGTGGGacatcatttcatgtgcttatCTGACAACTGTATAATCTTTAATGAAGTATCTGTTAAGGTCTTTAGCCCATCTTTAAGTCAGATTGTTTCCTGTATATTTTGGGGAATAGTCCTTTATTAgatgtattttgcaaatattttctcccagtctgtggcttgtcttcgtAATCTCATGACATTGTTTTTTGCAGAGCAGacgtttttaattttaatgaagtctagtTTATCAGTCTGTCATCACTTAGAGAATAACAGATGCTGAAAGGCTGGCTCAGAAtttgctggcagtccagtgctctggactctatgcttccaacacaggtggcccaggtttgatccctggttagggagctaaaaTTCCCacagccatgcagcatggccaaaaaaaaaagcagtttgaCTACATAAATAGGTAATGGAGGATATTATAAAGTCAAGGTATTAGAAATGTAAATAACCCTgggaacaaaaatacaaacctcaCAGAAACctacacacaaaaaacaaagcaaggaGTCTAtagtaaaattctttaaaaggtaTAAATATGGAGAGTATAACTATGGCATAACTAAGACCAAATATATCAAACTAATAAATGTAAATGAGCTAAACTCgactatttaaagaaaaagaatttcagaCTGAATCACAAAGCAAAACTCAAATCTATGCCATATAAAAGACCTacaacaacaaagtgattcacaaGGGTTGAAGATAGAAGGATGAGTAAAGAGATAAAAACAACCAGCAACTTCTTAATAATAGATGTGGCTGGATTCAGGCCTAAATCAGCAGGAAATGGGGTGGAATGGCATTCTGTAATGCTAAAGGTTACAATTCAAAATAAAGGTGAACAGTTATGAACTCTCTGGATCAAATAACCTTGCAACAATATTAAGTAAAATCTATAAAagatataaggaaaaataaaacaggagaaaattaaTTCATCTTGGTCCATGAGagatcagtaatttaaaaaacaagagagagaaaatctTAACATATTGTGGTAGACTTAATTgacatatgggcttctctggttgctcagacagtaaagaatctgcctgcagtgcaagagatgtgggttcgatctctgggtcggaaagatcccctggagaagggaatggctaccactccagtgttcttggcctggagaattctatggatagaggaacctggggaactacagtccatggggtagcagagttggacacaactgagcaactttcagtttttcattggCATATTAAGAAAGAAATGCCTTTTGAGAAGGGAAATGGTACAAACCTAGCATAACTAAGATGGACAGTATAACAAAGGACACTGACAAAGCCTGCACCCATGTCAACAGCAAAGTTCAGTCTTCTGAAGAGGCCTTAAACAACTGGAACTGTTCTTTTTGACACATCAAAGTGCCTAAGGTCAGAATACCTTGACTGGTCTTTTTGTTGGCTGCCAGCTCATCTGcagctcacccccacccccaactaaAAATCCATGGTTTCCAAACTATACAAgttctcattttttcctttgctagATGAAACTGATTCATTACTGGTTTCTTGTGTGTACACTAGTGTACTAATAATTATCTATATCTAAGTTTTCTTTGATAATATTAAGCTCTAATGTGAACTTTTATGAAATTAACTGTATTAATTAATCTATAAAGAAAACAATCAATTCCAAAAAGTAGAATTAAGATAGAAAACATAACTTTTCtcatgaaagagaaatgaacaaaatgtatatataataggaCCTCCCCCCAAATCTCAAACAATTCTTGGATTAAATAAGAAATCCAAACCAAAATTTCAGAGTATCTACATAATTCCTATCATGAAAATTCTAGAAACCAGGAACTCCAGAATAATGCTAAAACAGTGCTCAGAAGAAGTTAACATCCAGCTGAAAAAGTATGAGATATAACAagtaaaccaaacaaaaacagaaggaaagaagtaaaagcagaaattaatgaattacaaaaatggaaaataaacatatgCTTGCATGCATTGCAACCAGACtaaa is a window of Bos taurus isolate L1 Dominette 01449 registration number 42190680 breed Hereford chromosome 26, ARS-UCD2.0, whole genome shotgun sequence DNA encoding:
- the CCNJ gene encoding cyclin-J isoform X3; translation: MELEAQWWRGQLAADIHQALRYKELKLPSYKGQSPQLSLRRYFADLIAIVSNRFTLCPSARHLAVYLLDLFMDRYDISIQQLHLVALSCLLLASKFEEKEDSVPKLEQLNSLGCMTNMNLVLTKQNLLHMELLLLETFQWNLCLPTAAHFIEYYLSEAVHETDLHDGWPMMCLEKTKLYMAKYADYFLEVSLQAAACVASSRIILRLSPTWPTRLHRLTAYSWDFLVQCIERLLIAHDNDVKEANKQRGQAGPQPAQLSVFQAASQPSRAVHFQQPQYLHQTHQTSLQYRHPVSEQPSCQQIVSTTHTSSYTLPTCPAGFQTSVQGLGHVPAGVGMSLAIPVEVKPCLNVSYNRSYQINEHYPCITQCFER
- the CCNJ gene encoding cyclin-J isoform X2, whose translation is MELEAQWWRGQLAADIHQALRYKELKLPSYKGQSPQLSLRRYFADLIAIVSNRFTLCPSARHLAVYLLDLFMDRYDISIQQLHLVALSCLLLASKFEEKEDSVPKLEQLNSLGCMTNMNLVLTKQNLLHMELLLLETFQWNLCLPTAAHFIEYYLSEAVHETDLHDGWPMMCLEKTKLYMAKYADYFLEVSLQVAAACVASSRIILRLSPTWPTRLHRLTAYSWDFLVQCIERLLIAHDNDVKEANKQRGQAGPQPAQLSVFQAASQPSRAVHFQQPQYLHQTHQTSLQYRHPVSEQPSCQQIVSTTHTSSYTLPTCPAGFQTSVQGLGHVPAGVGMSLAIPVEVKPCLNVSYNRSYQINEHYPCITQCFER
- the CCNJ gene encoding cyclin-J — protein: MELEAQWWRGQLAADIHQALRYKELKLPSYKGQSPQLSLRRYFADLIAIVSNRFTLCPSARHLAVYLLDLFMDRYDISIQQLHLVALSCLLLASKFEEKEDSVPKLEQLNSLGCMTNMNLVLTKQNLLHMELLLLETFQWNLCLPTAAHFIEYYLSEAVHETDLHDGWPMMCLEKTKLYMAKYADYFLEVSLQDYAFLNYAPSLVAAACVASSRIILRLSPTWPTRLHRLTAYSWDFLVQCIERLLIAHDNDVKEANKQRGQAGPQPAQLSVFQAASQPSRAVHFQQPQYLHQTHQTSLQYRHPVSEQPSCQQIVSTTHTSSYTLPTCPAGFQTSVQGLGHVPAGVGMSLAIPVEVKPCLNVSYNRSYQINEHYPCITQCFER